A part of Streptomyces sp. NBC_01497 genomic DNA contains:
- a CDS encoding aldo/keto reductase — protein sequence MPPFHALPRRTLRELEVSAQGLGCLPTTEFYGRPDPGRSLATIRAALEAGVNLLDTADVQGLGAGEELLGRAVAGRRDDVVIASKFGMVRSAEGFQGLCGEPSYVRSACERSLRRLRTDRIDLYYQHWIDPAVPVEETAGAVAELIREGKVRHFGLSEPSVATLRRADAEYPVTAVQSEWSLWTRDIEAEIVPVCRELGIGVVAYAPLGRGFLAGGITTQSDLADEDFRRGQPRFAPTALARNQELLRRLRPLAVRLGLTLAQLGLAWLHHQGAGVVPIPGTSDPAHLTENLSAATVHLHEDDLAAVARAAALPVYGERYTPAMLAMTGN from the coding sequence ATGCCCCCGTTCCACGCCCTGCCCCGGCGCACCCTGCGGGAACTCGAAGTCAGTGCACAAGGGCTGGGCTGCCTGCCCACCACGGAGTTCTACGGCCGTCCCGACCCGGGACGCTCACTCGCCACGATCCGCGCCGCCCTGGAGGCCGGAGTGAACCTGCTGGACACCGCCGACGTACAGGGCCTGGGCGCCGGCGAGGAACTGCTCGGCCGGGCCGTCGCCGGACGACGGGACGACGTGGTGATCGCCAGCAAGTTCGGCATGGTGCGCTCCGCCGAAGGCTTCCAGGGACTGTGCGGCGAACCCTCCTACGTACGTTCCGCCTGCGAGCGCTCGCTCCGGCGCCTGCGCACGGACCGCATCGACCTCTACTACCAGCACTGGATCGACCCGGCGGTTCCCGTCGAGGAGACCGCGGGCGCGGTGGCGGAACTGATCCGGGAAGGCAAAGTGCGCCACTTCGGACTCAGCGAGCCCTCCGTCGCCACACTGCGCCGGGCCGACGCGGAGTACCCGGTCACCGCGGTGCAGAGCGAGTGGAGCCTGTGGACGCGCGACATCGAGGCCGAGATCGTGCCGGTCTGCCGTGAACTGGGGATCGGCGTCGTCGCGTACGCGCCGCTGGGCCGGGGATTCCTGGCCGGCGGGATCACCACGCAGAGCGACCTGGCCGACGAGGACTTCCGCCGCGGCCAGCCGCGCTTCGCCCCCACCGCCCTGGCCCGCAACCAGGAACTGCTGCGCCGCCTGCGTCCCCTCGCCGTCCGGCTCGGCCTGACCCTGGCGCAACTGGGCCTGGCCTGGCTCCACCACCAGGGCGCGGGCGTCGTCCCCATCCCGGGCACCAGCGACCCGGCCCACCTGACGGAGAACCTGTCCGCCGCCACCGTTCACCTGCACGAGGACGATCTCGCCGCGGTGGCCCGTGCCGCCGCCCTCCCCGTTTACGGCGAGCGCTACACGCCCGCGATGCTCGCCATGACCGGCAACTGA
- a CDS encoding serine hydroxymethyltransferase, translating to MDVLAALQRKPSLNLFPIENRLSPRAAAALATDAVNRYPYSETPVAVYGDVTGLNAVYDYCVDLTKEFYGARHAFVQFLSGLHTMHTVLTAVTPRAGRVMVLAPENGGHYATVTICESFGYEVGFLPFDRERLQIDHAALAAHVAEHPVDVIYLDASTTLRFPDAQALRSAAPAATICLDASHLLGLLAAAPGTLLLDGGFDSISGSTHKTLPGPQKGLLVTNSDGLAEKVAARIPFTASSSHSATVASLAITLEELLPHRADYARQVIANARRLGEELARRGFDLPGESFGYTDTHQVWLHMPESSGTHAWGRLLTSADIRTTTVVLPSNARPGLRLGTQELTRWGMKEDDMAAVAELLARLLLRSEDSRKVAADVGDLAREFPGVAYVGQPVPVAAA from the coding sequence ATGGACGTCCTGGCCGCACTCCAGCGCAAGCCCAGCCTCAACCTCTTCCCGATCGAGAACCGCCTCTCGCCGAGGGCCGCAGCGGCACTCGCCACCGACGCGGTCAACCGCTACCCCTACTCCGAGACGCCCGTGGCCGTCTACGGCGACGTCACGGGACTCAACGCCGTCTACGACTACTGCGTCGACCTCACCAAGGAGTTCTACGGCGCCCGCCACGCCTTCGTGCAGTTCCTCTCCGGACTGCACACGATGCACACCGTCCTCACCGCGGTGACCCCCCGCGCCGGCCGGGTCATGGTCCTCGCCCCCGAGAACGGCGGGCACTACGCCACGGTGACCATCTGCGAGAGCTTCGGCTACGAGGTCGGCTTCCTCCCCTTCGACCGCGAACGGCTCCAGATCGACCACGCCGCACTGGCCGCCCACGTCGCCGAACACCCGGTCGACGTGATCTACCTGGACGCCTCCACCACCCTGCGTTTCCCCGACGCCCAGGCGCTGCGGTCGGCCGCCCCCGCCGCGACCATCTGCCTGGACGCCTCACACCTGCTCGGTCTGCTGGCCGCGGCACCCGGCACCCTTCTCCTCGACGGCGGCTTCGACAGCATCTCCGGCAGCACGCACAAGACACTGCCCGGACCGCAGAAGGGCCTCCTCGTCACCAACAGCGACGGCCTCGCCGAAAAGGTCGCTGCACGTATCCCCTTCACCGCGTCGAGTTCCCACTCCGCGACGGTCGCCAGCCTGGCGATCACGCTGGAGGAACTCCTGCCCCACCGGGCCGACTACGCGCGTCAGGTCATCGCCAACGCACGGCGCCTGGGCGAGGAACTGGCCAGGCGGGGATTCGACCTGCCCGGCGAGAGCTTCGGCTACACCGACACGCACCAGGTGTGGCTGCACATGCCGGAAAGCAGCGGTACGCACGCGTGGGGACGACTGCTCACCAGCGCCGACATCCGCACCACGACGGTGGTCCTGCCCAGCAACGCCAGGCCGGGACTGCGGCTGGGCACCCAGGAACTGACCCGCTGGGGCATGAAGGAAGACGACATGGCTGCGGTCGCCGAGCTGCTGGCGCGCCTCCTGCTCCGCTCCGAGGACTCCCGCAAGGTCGCCGCGGACGTCGGTGACCTCGCACGGGAGTTTCCCGGGGTGGCCTACGTCGGGCAACCCGTCCCGGTTGCCGCCGCCTGA
- a CDS encoding nuclear transport factor 2 family protein, whose amino-acid sequence MTDEQRKAVITAYLKAFDNGGTSHDGIPLIDFFSQDALFFFPKWGLAHGKSEISRMFGNLGETVKSVEHHFSSFNWITTATDVLAVEGTTHGEHRDGPWRVGVPEWGAGRWCGVFEVRGFLIDRAFIYMDPDYAGKDVARYPWL is encoded by the coding sequence ATGACGGACGAACAGCGAAAAGCCGTCATCACCGCCTATCTCAAAGCCTTCGACAACGGCGGGACCAGTCACGACGGAATCCCCCTCATCGACTTCTTCTCCCAGGACGCGCTCTTCTTCTTCCCCAAATGGGGCCTCGCCCACGGGAAGAGCGAGATCAGCCGCATGTTCGGGAATCTCGGGGAGACCGTCAAGTCGGTCGAGCACCATTTCTCGTCGTTCAACTGGATCACCACCGCAACCGACGTGCTCGCGGTCGAGGGCACCACGCACGGTGAGCACCGCGACGGCCCCTGGCGCGTGGGCGTACCCGAATGGGGCGCGGGACGCTGGTGCGGAGTGTTCGAGGTACGCGGCTTCCTCATCGACCGCGCCTTCATCTACATGGACCCCGACTACGCGGGCAAAGACGTAGCGCGTTACCCGTGGCTCTGA
- a CDS encoding flavin reductase family protein, with amino-acid sequence MKPSPQDPGPARIDGPPVAGALLRRVAAHHPTGVVLVTGPPPAPHQLPPAMVMGTFTSVSLDPALIGLLPAKSSTTWPRIRTAGRFCVNVLAADQEELCRNFAAADPGRWKVPYRRGAGGSPVLLEALAWFDCELAGEVDAGDHWFVTGAVRDLGVQRGDPPLVFFQGRYSHCRPPADSPVPQRGTGATSA; translated from the coding sequence ATGAAGCCCTCCCCGCAGGACCCGGGCCCCGCACGCATCGACGGTCCGCCGGTGGCCGGCGCGCTCCTGCGAAGGGTGGCAGCCCACCACCCGACCGGAGTGGTCCTGGTCACCGGCCCGCCCCCGGCCCCTCACCAGCTCCCGCCCGCGATGGTCATGGGGACATTCACCTCGGTCTCGCTCGACCCGGCGCTCATCGGCCTGCTCCCGGCCAAGTCCTCCACCACCTGGCCCCGCATCCGCACGGCCGGTCGCTTCTGCGTCAACGTGCTCGCGGCTGACCAGGAAGAGCTGTGCCGGAACTTCGCCGCCGCGGATCCGGGACGCTGGAAGGTCCCGTACCGACGTGGCGCCGGCGGTTCTCCCGTGCTGCTCGAAGCTCTGGCCTGGTTCGACTGCGAACTGGCCGGCGAAGTGGACGCTGGAGACCACTGGTTCGTCACCGGCGCCGTCCGCGACCTGGGGGTCCAGCGGGGCGACCCGCCCCTGGTCTTCTTCCAGGGGCGTTACAGCCACTGCCGCCCCCCTGCCGACTCACCCGTGCCTCAGCGCGGCACGGGCGCGACCTCCGCCTGA
- a CDS encoding thiamine pyrophosphate-binding protein: MSRVSATPSNNPTTAYALLRRLRDHGVETVFGVVGREAASILFDEVEGIDFVLTRHEFTAGVAADVLARISGRPQACWATLGPGMTNLSTGVATSVLDRSPVIALAAQSESYDIFHNDTHQCVDAVGVMRPLTKYAAELQRPDDITDLVDSAVSAAMTEPVGPSFISLPVDLLGAETDTASSRPPARTPEKPLGVVQDGWQAAADEAAELLAEAEHPVLVVGAAAIRSGAAPAVRALAERLGIPVITTYIAKGVLPEGHPLNYGAVTGYMDGILSFPALETLFGPVDVIITLGYDYAEDLRPSMWQRGGEKKTVRVSPTVNPVPRVFQPDVDVVTDVLAFVEHVDERTARLTPKTAHDIAPLRERIAEFLADPETYADGMRVHQVIDCMNTVMAETAETGEGTIVSDIGFFRHYGVLFARADQPFGFLTSAGCSSFGYGIPAAMGAQMARPGQPTFLIAGDGGFHSNSADLETIARLNLPIVTVVVNNDTNGLIELYQNLGHRRSFDPVVKFTGVDFTKLAEANGVEAVRAASREDLVAALRKGAALGRPFLIEVPVNYDFKAGGFGALDI, from the coding sequence ATGTCGCGCGTGTCCGCCACTCCGAGCAACAACCCCACGACCGCATACGCCCTGCTTCGACGCCTGCGGGACCACGGAGTCGAAACGGTCTTCGGCGTGGTCGGCCGGGAAGCCGCGTCCATTCTCTTCGACGAGGTGGAGGGGATCGACTTCGTCCTGACCCGCCACGAGTTCACCGCGGGCGTCGCCGCGGACGTACTCGCCCGGATCAGCGGCCGGCCGCAGGCCTGCTGGGCCACGCTGGGACCCGGTATGACGAACCTGTCGACCGGCGTCGCCACCTCGGTGCTCGACCGCTCGCCGGTCATCGCCCTGGCCGCGCAGTCCGAGTCGTACGACATCTTCCACAACGACACCCACCAGTGCGTGGACGCCGTCGGTGTGATGCGCCCGCTGACCAAGTACGCCGCGGAACTGCAGCGCCCCGACGACATCACCGACCTGGTGGACTCGGCGGTCTCGGCGGCCATGACCGAGCCCGTCGGGCCGAGCTTCATCTCGCTCCCGGTGGACCTGCTCGGCGCCGAGACGGACACCGCGTCGTCCCGGCCGCCGGCGCGTACGCCTGAAAAACCCCTCGGCGTGGTGCAGGACGGCTGGCAGGCGGCAGCCGACGAGGCCGCCGAACTGCTCGCCGAGGCGGAGCACCCCGTGCTGGTGGTGGGCGCCGCCGCCATCCGCTCGGGCGCGGCACCCGCCGTCCGCGCGCTCGCGGAACGGCTCGGCATCCCCGTCATCACCACCTACATCGCCAAGGGTGTCCTGCCGGAGGGCCACCCGCTCAACTACGGTGCCGTCACGGGGTACATGGACGGCATCCTCTCCTTCCCCGCGCTGGAGACCCTGTTCGGTCCCGTCGACGTGATCATCACCCTCGGCTACGACTACGCGGAGGACCTGCGGCCGTCGATGTGGCAGCGGGGCGGCGAGAAGAAGACCGTGCGGGTGTCCCCCACAGTCAACCCCGTGCCGCGGGTGTTCCAGCCGGATGTGGACGTGGTCACCGACGTGCTCGCCTTCGTGGAACACGTGGACGAGCGCACCGCCCGGCTCACACCGAAGACCGCACATGACATCGCCCCGCTGCGGGAGCGGATCGCCGAGTTCCTCGCGGACCCCGAGACCTACGCGGACGGCATGCGGGTGCACCAGGTGATCGACTGCATGAACACCGTGATGGCCGAGACGGCGGAGACGGGAGAGGGCACGATCGTGTCCGACATCGGCTTCTTCCGCCACTACGGGGTTCTCTTCGCCCGCGCCGACCAGCCCTTCGGGTTCCTGACATCGGCAGGCTGCTCCAGCTTCGGCTACGGCATCCCCGCCGCGATGGGTGCCCAGATGGCCCGGCCCGGGCAGCCGACGTTCCTCATCGCGGGCGACGGCGGCTTCCACTCCAACAGTGCCGACCTGGAGACCATCGCACGGCTCAACCTGCCGATCGTCACGGTGGTGGTCAACAACGACACCAACGGACTGATCGAGCTCTACCAGAACCTCGGCCACCGCCGTTCCTTCGACCCGGTCGTCAAGTTCACCGGCGTGGACTTCACCAAGCTGGCCGAGGCCAACGGCGTGG